The genomic interval ACAGCAGCAACCTTGACGATGCCGCGCATGTTGTTGACTACCAGGGTAGCCAGCGCTTCACCTTCAACGTCCTCGGCAACGATCAGCAGAGGGCGGCCGGCCTTGGCAACGGCTTCCAGAACTGGCAGCAGCTCACGGATGTTGGAGATCTTCTTGTCGACCAGCAGCAGCAGTGGGCCTTCCAGCTCGGCAACCATGGTGTCCGGCTTGTTGACGAAGTACGGCGACAGGTAGCCGCGGTCGAACTGCATGCCTTCTACAACAGACAGTTCGTTATCCAGGCCCGAGCCTTCTTCAACGGTGATCACGCCTTCTTTACCGACTTTTTCCATGGCTTCGGCAATGATGTTGCCGATGGAGTCGTCAGAGTTGGCGGAGATGGTGCCTACCTGAGCGATGGCCTTGGAGTCGGCGCATGGCTTGGACAGGTTTTTCAGCTCGGCAACAACGGCGGCGGTCGCCTTGTCGATGCCGCGCTTCAGGTCCATCGGGTTCATGCCGGCAGCGACGGCTTTCAGGCCTTCGTTGACGATGGCCTGAGCCAGAACGGTAGCGGTGGTGGTGCCGTCACCGGCAGCGTCGTTGGCCTTGGAAGCAACTTCCTTGACCAGCTGGGCGCCCATGTTTTCGAAGGCGTCTTTCAGCTCGATTTCTTTGGCGACGGAAACGCCGTCCTTGGTGATGGTTGGCGCGCCGAAGCTCTTGGCCAGTACCACGTTACGGCCTTTCGGGCCCAGGGTCGCTTTTACAGCGTCAGCCAGTACGTTGACACCAACCAGCATTTTCTTACGAGCGGAATCGCCAAACTTTACGTCTTTAGCAGCCATGATCGTTTAATCCTTGAAATTCTTTGGAGTAACGGGAAGTCGGGGAAATCAGCCTTCGACAACGGCGAGGATTTCGTTCTCGGCCATGACCAGCAGGTCTTCGCCATCGACTTTCACGGTGTTGCTGCCCGAGTAAGGGCCGAAGACCACTTTGTCACCCACTTTCACGGCCAGCGCGCGAACTTCGCCGTTGTCCAGGATGCGACCGGTGCCGACGGCTACAACTTCGCCGCGGTTTGGTTTTTCAGCGGCCGAACCCGGCAGGACGATACCGCCAGCGGTTTTCGATTCTTCTTCGCTGCGACGGATGACTACGCGGTCATGCAGAGGACGAAGCTTCATTGTCGATCTCTCCCAAATTGTGGTTTTCATCGGCCGGTATCGACACCGGCGGGTTGATGCTGTCCGGCGTTGCCGGGAAGTGGCCCGCGTTGGGCGAACCACTTGTGTAATGTCTGGTGTTGCCACCAGAAACCTTGCGGTGACCACATACATGAGGC from Pseudomonas fortuita carries:
- the groL gene encoding chaperonin GroEL (60 kDa chaperone family; promotes refolding of misfolded polypeptides especially under stressful conditions; forms two stacked rings of heptamers to form a barrel-shaped 14mer; ends can be capped by GroES; misfolded proteins enter the barrel where they are refolded when GroES binds) → MAAKDVKFGDSARKKMLVGVNVLADAVKATLGPKGRNVVLAKSFGAPTITKDGVSVAKEIELKDAFENMGAQLVKEVASKANDAAGDGTTTATVLAQAIVNEGLKAVAAGMNPMDLKRGIDKATAAVVAELKNLSKPCADSKAIAQVGTISANSDDSIGNIIAEAMEKVGKEGVITVEEGSGLDNELSVVEGMQFDRGYLSPYFVNKPDTMVAELEGPLLLLVDKKISNIRELLPVLEAVAKAGRPLLIVAEDVEGEALATLVVNNMRGIVKVAAVKAPGFGDRRKAMLQDIAVLTGGQVISEEIGLSLETATLEHLGNAKRVILSKENTTIIDGAGVEDDIQARVKQIRAQIEETSSDYDREKLQERLAKLAGGVAVIKVGAGTEVEMKEKKARVEDALHATRAAVEEGVVPGGGVALVRALNAIVDLKGDNEDQNVGIALLRRAVEAPLRQITANAGDEPSVVADKVKQGSGNYGYNAATGEYGDMIEMGILDPAKVTRSALQAAASIGGLMITTEAMIADAPSEAPAGGGMPDMGGMGGMGGMM
- a CDS encoding co-chaperone GroES; this encodes MKLRPLHDRVVIRRSEEESKTAGGIVLPGSAAEKPNRGEVVAVGTGRILDNGEVRALAVKVGDKVVFGPYSGSNTVKVDGEDLLVMAENEILAVVEG